From Hippoglossus stenolepis isolate QCI-W04-F060 chromosome 4, HSTE1.2, whole genome shotgun sequence, a single genomic window includes:
- the blvrb gene encoding flavin reductase (NADPH), with amino-acid sequence MSESIKNVLIFGATGMSGLATLPLAVAAGYNVTVLVRDPAKLPADHRASRVVVGDVLNKEDVRKTMEGQDAVIIILGTHSDLSPTTMMSEGTKNIVEAMRARGIRKVVGCMSAFLLWDRSKVPLRMVPLTEDHDRMYTVLKASELDYVAVMPPHIDNDLPLTERYLTAENMLKGRAISKHDLGHFFVKCLSTSEWDGKTVGLWGEYK; translated from the exons ATGTCCGAGTCCATCAAGAACGTGTTGATCTTCGGGGCCACGGGAATGAGCGGGCTGGCGACTCTGCCCCTGGCGGTGGCTGCAG GGTACAATGTGACGGTGCTGGTGCGGGACCCCGCCAAGCTGCCTGCTGACCACAGGGCGTCCAGAGTGGTGGTGGGAGACGTCCTGAATAAAGAGGACGTGAGGAAGACCATGGAGGGCCAGGACgctgtcatcatcatcctggGCACGCATAGTGACCTGa GCCCAACCACCATGATGTCTGAAGGCACCAAGAACATCGTGGAGGCCATGAGAGCTCGAGGGATCCGTAAAGTGGTCGGCTGCATGTCAG cCTTCCTGCTGTGGGATCGCTCCAAGGTCCCACTCCGTATGGTTCCCCTGACAGAGGACCACGACAGGATGTACACGGTGTTGAAAGCGTCCGAGCTGGACTACGTGGCCGTCATGCCTCCTCACATCGACA ACGACCTTCCTCTGACGGAGCGTTACCTGACAGCAGAGAACATGCTAAAGGGAAGAGCCATCTCCAAACACGACCTGGGACATTTCTTCGTCAAGTGTCTGTCCACCTCAGAGTGGGACGGCAAGACTGTCGGACTTTGGGGAGAGTACAAATGA
- the sertad3 gene encoding SERTA domain-containing protein 3 isoform X3 translates to MIMKGQKRKFPPEDVEVSDRSSLTWESQRQFVFSVSLSKYQRGQELPEPSLRRSVLIANTLRQISLEACGAPSVEVSPGGSSSELQAQEEEESIFTGVPSARHQPAEAVINGHSALSTGPVVSSGYSSNCVTTISSILSALDSTIDGSPQAAPRSPLRSLENLSRSPEGSAAWVKQGVRGYGGGSWEPQEECRVRDSNVEVMWSSYLSDLTVEDLFQDIDTSLLERDMGVLGLRGSGGGFPAGEDLLRYLPPFSPSSHPFSLSLNQNLKCLPSFSSFSPMSSSSSSSPSLSSPPSSLFSGHNHAREGLELEHLMEILVES, encoded by the exons ATGATCATGAAGGGGCAGAAGCGCAAATTCCCACCGGAGGACGTGGAGGTTTCCGACAGGAGCAGCCTGACCTGGGAGAGCCAGCGACAGTTTGTGTTCTCCGTTTCCCTGAGCAAGTATCAGCGAGGCCAGGAGCTGCCGGAGCCCAGCCTGCGGAGGTCGGTGCTGATCGCCAACACGCTGCGGCAGATCAGCCTGGAGGCCTGCGGAGCGCCGTCTGTGGAGGTCTCACCAGGCGGCTCTTCATCTGAGCTCCAGGcgcaagaagaggaggagagtatTTTCACCGGAGTTCCTTCAGCAAGACACCAACCTGCAGAAGCGGTGATTAACGGCCACTCAGCACTTTCCACCGGCCCCGTGGTTTCCTCTGGTTACTCATCAAATTGTGTTACAA CCATTTCCTCCATTCTCTCCGCACTGGACTCCACCATTGACGGGAGCCCTCAGGCAGCTCCGCGGTCGCCCCTCCGCTCCTTGGAGAACCTGTCGAGGTCCCCGGAGGGAAGTGCAGCGTGGGTAAAACAGGGAGTCAGGGGTTATGGGGGGGGCAGCTGGGAGCCGCAGGAGGAGTGCAGGGTGCGGGATAGCAACGTGGAGGTGATGTGGTCCAGCTACCTCAGCGATCTCACCGTGGAAGATCTGTTCCAGGACATAGACACATCCCTGCTGGAGAGAGACATGGGAGTGCTTGGGCTCAGAGGCAGTGGAGGTGGATTCCCAGCCGGGGAGGATCTTCTCCGCTACCTGCcgcctttctctccctcctcgcaccccttctccctctcgctcAACCAGAATCTGAAGTGTCTGCCTTCTTTCTCCTCATTCAGCCCGATGTCTTCCTCGTCGTCCTCTTCGCCTTCTCTCTCCTCGCCACCGTCTTCTCTCTTCTCCGGCCACAATCATGCAAGAGAAGGACTGGAGCTGGAGCACCTGATGGAGATCCTGGTGGAGTCCTGA
- the sertad3 gene encoding SERTA domain-containing protein 3 isoform X1, whose product MIMKGQKRKFPPEDVEVSDRSSLTWESQRQFVFSVSLSKYQRGQELPEPSLRRSVLIANTLRQISLEACGAPSVEVSPGGSSSELQAQEEEESIFTGVPSARHQPAEAVINGHSALSTGPVVSSGYSSNCVTSRCPASCHSYTSNVPLSLGDEDEDWGSMTTDPDFSLSAAISSILSALDSTIDGSPQAAPRSPLRSLENLSRSPEGSAAWVKQGVRGYGGGSWEPQEECRVRDSNVEVMWSSYLSDLTVEDLFQDIDTSLLERDMGVLGLRGSGGGFPAGEDLLRYLPPFSPSSHPFSLSLNQNLKCLPSFSSFSPMSSSSSSSPSLSSPPSSLFSGHNHAREGLELEHLMEILVES is encoded by the coding sequence ATGATCATGAAGGGGCAGAAGCGCAAATTCCCACCGGAGGACGTGGAGGTTTCCGACAGGAGCAGCCTGACCTGGGAGAGCCAGCGACAGTTTGTGTTCTCCGTTTCCCTGAGCAAGTATCAGCGAGGCCAGGAGCTGCCGGAGCCCAGCCTGCGGAGGTCGGTGCTGATCGCCAACACGCTGCGGCAGATCAGCCTGGAGGCCTGCGGAGCGCCGTCTGTGGAGGTCTCACCAGGCGGCTCTTCATCTGAGCTCCAGGcgcaagaagaggaggagagtatTTTCACCGGAGTTCCTTCAGCAAGACACCAACCTGCAGAAGCGGTGATTAACGGCCACTCAGCACTTTCCACCGGCCCCGTGGTTTCCTCTGGTTACTCATCAAATTGTGTTACAAGTAGGTGTCCGGCAAGCTGCCACTCGTATACATCAAATGTTCCCCTGTCTTTAGGAGACGAAGACGAGGACTGGGGGTCGATGACCACTGATCCTGATTTCTCCCTTTCAGCAGCCATTTCCTCCATTCTCTCCGCACTGGACTCCACCATTGACGGGAGCCCTCAGGCAGCTCCGCGGTCGCCCCTCCGCTCCTTGGAGAACCTGTCGAGGTCCCCGGAGGGAAGTGCAGCGTGGGTAAAACAGGGAGTCAGGGGTTATGGGGGGGGCAGCTGGGAGCCGCAGGAGGAGTGCAGGGTGCGGGATAGCAACGTGGAGGTGATGTGGTCCAGCTACCTCAGCGATCTCACCGTGGAAGATCTGTTCCAGGACATAGACACATCCCTGCTGGAGAGAGACATGGGAGTGCTTGGGCTCAGAGGCAGTGGAGGTGGATTCCCAGCCGGGGAGGATCTTCTCCGCTACCTGCcgcctttctctccctcctcgcaccccttctccctctcgctcAACCAGAATCTGAAGTGTCTGCCTTCTTTCTCCTCATTCAGCCCGATGTCTTCCTCGTCGTCCTCTTCGCCTTCTCTCTCCTCGCCACCGTCTTCTCTCTTCTCCGGCCACAATCATGCAAGAGAAGGACTGGAGCTGGAGCACCTGATGGAGATCCTGGTGGAGTCCTGA
- the sertad3 gene encoding SERTA domain-containing protein 3 isoform X2 → MIMKGQKRKFPPEDVEVSDRSSLTWESQRQFVFSVSLSKYQRGQELPEPSLRRSVLIANTLRQISLEACGAPSVEVSPGGSSSELQAQEEEESIFTGVPSARHQPAEAVINGHSALSTGPVVSSGYSSNCVTTAISSILSALDSTIDGSPQAAPRSPLRSLENLSRSPEGSAAWVKQGVRGYGGGSWEPQEECRVRDSNVEVMWSSYLSDLTVEDLFQDIDTSLLERDMGVLGLRGSGGGFPAGEDLLRYLPPFSPSSHPFSLSLNQNLKCLPSFSSFSPMSSSSSSSPSLSSPPSSLFSGHNHAREGLELEHLMEILVES, encoded by the exons ATGATCATGAAGGGGCAGAAGCGCAAATTCCCACCGGAGGACGTGGAGGTTTCCGACAGGAGCAGCCTGACCTGGGAGAGCCAGCGACAGTTTGTGTTCTCCGTTTCCCTGAGCAAGTATCAGCGAGGCCAGGAGCTGCCGGAGCCCAGCCTGCGGAGGTCGGTGCTGATCGCCAACACGCTGCGGCAGATCAGCCTGGAGGCCTGCGGAGCGCCGTCTGTGGAGGTCTCACCAGGCGGCTCTTCATCTGAGCTCCAGGcgcaagaagaggaggagagtatTTTCACCGGAGTTCCTTCAGCAAGACACCAACCTGCAGAAGCGGTGATTAACGGCCACTCAGCACTTTCCACCGGCCCCGTGGTTTCCTCTGGTTACTCATCAAATTGTGTTACAA CAGCCATTTCCTCCATTCTCTCCGCACTGGACTCCACCATTGACGGGAGCCCTCAGGCAGCTCCGCGGTCGCCCCTCCGCTCCTTGGAGAACCTGTCGAGGTCCCCGGAGGGAAGTGCAGCGTGGGTAAAACAGGGAGTCAGGGGTTATGGGGGGGGCAGCTGGGAGCCGCAGGAGGAGTGCAGGGTGCGGGATAGCAACGTGGAGGTGATGTGGTCCAGCTACCTCAGCGATCTCACCGTGGAAGATCTGTTCCAGGACATAGACACATCCCTGCTGGAGAGAGACATGGGAGTGCTTGGGCTCAGAGGCAGTGGAGGTGGATTCCCAGCCGGGGAGGATCTTCTCCGCTACCTGCcgcctttctctccctcctcgcaccccttctccctctcgctcAACCAGAATCTGAAGTGTCTGCCTTCTTTCTCCTCATTCAGCCCGATGTCTTCCTCGTCGTCCTCTTCGCCTTCTCTCTCCTCGCCACCGTCTTCTCTCTTCTCCGGCCACAATCATGCAAGAGAAGGACTGGAGCTGGAGCACCTGATGGAGATCCTGGTGGAGTCCTGA